One Candidatus Rokuibacteriota bacterium genomic window, GAGGCGCGCGTCTTCCTTCCGGAGGATGCGGGCCCCGAACACGCTCGGGGATCCGGGAGGGACGACGCTGGCCATCAGGGGACGGCCCGGGCCTCAGACCATGGCGTAGCCGCCGTTGACCGACACCACCTGGCCGGTGGTCCAGCTCGACAGCGGCGAGGCCAGCAGCAGGACCATCGCGGTGACGTCCTCGGGACGGCCGAGTCGCCGCAAGGGGTACTGCGCCAGGAGCTTCTTCATGCGCTCCTCGTCGGCGCCGCCAGCGTGCGCCCCGAGGTTCTCGGTCTGCACGAGGGCGATCGATACGCAGTTCGCGCGGATGCCGTAGCGCGCGAGCTCTCGGGCGAGCGACTTCGTCAGGCCGACTGTCGAGGCGCGCGCGGTCGCGGTGACGAGCAGGCCGGACTCCCCTACGCGCCCGGAGTCGCCCATGAGGTTCACGATGGCGCCCGAGCGCCGCGCCGCCATGCGGCCGGCCACGGCGTGGGTCACGCGGAGCGTACCGGTCACCGTCACGTCCACCTGTGGCGCCCAGTCCTCGGAGGTGGATTCGAGGAAGGGCTTGCGCTGCGTCGCGGCCGCGTTGTTGACGAGCACGTCGATAGCGCCCAGCTCGGACTCGACCCGCTCGACGGCGTCGGCCACGGCGCCGTCGCTGCGAAGGTCGGCGCCGACGACCATCGTCTTCACGCCCAGCGCGCGGGCCTCGGCGGCCCCGGCTTCGGCGCCTTCGGCCGACGAGCGGTAGTGAAAGGCCACGCGGGCCCCCTCCCGGGCGAAGGCGAGGCCGATGCCCCGTCCCAGACCTTGTCCGGCTCCGGTGACCAGCACGACCTTATCGTTGAGCTTGAGGTCCATGATCTCTCCGCGTGGCGCAGATCTTACATTGTCAGCGCCATCCCGCCTAGGCCAAACCCTCCACCCTCTCAATGAGGACGGCGAGTTCCGATGAGAGCCGACATCACGCCGCCGACGACGGGCGACAGCGCGGTAGAATGG contains:
- a CDS encoding SDR family oxidoreductase; protein product: MDLKLNDKVVLVTGAGQGLGRGIGLAFAREGARVAFHYRSSAEGAEAGAAEARALGVKTMVVGADLRSDGAVADAVERVESELGAIDVLVNNAAATQRKPFLESTSEDWAPQVDVTVTGTLRVTHAVAGRMAARRSGAIVNLMGDSGRVGESGLLVTATARASTVGLTKSLARELARYGIRANCVSIALVQTENLGAHAGGADEERMKKLLAQYPLRRLGRPEDVTAMVLLLASPLSSWTTGQVVSVNGGYAMV